A section of the Procambarus clarkii isolate CNS0578487 chromosome 68, FALCON_Pclarkii_2.0, whole genome shotgun sequence genome encodes:
- the LOC138355595 gene encoding transcription factor IIIB 50 kDa subunit-like yields MDAKLGMMNGTLVGTQLGMMNGSLVGTQLGMMNGSLVGTQLGMMNGTLVGTQLCMMNGSLVGTQLGMMNGSLVCTQLGMMNGTLVGTQLGMMNGTLVGTQLGMMNGSLVGTQLGMMNGSLVGTQLGMMNGTLVGTQLGMMNGTLVGTQLGMMNDTCWCSTGYNERDEYEVIMHFGSDNNIR; encoded by the coding sequence ATGGACGCTAAGCTGGGTATGATGAATGGCACTCTTGTTGGCACTCAGCTGGGTATGATGAACGGCAGTCTTGTTGGCACTCAGCTGGGTATGATGAACGGCAGTCTTGTTGGCACTCAGCTGGGTATGATGAATGGCACTCTTGTTGGCACTCAGCTGTGTATGATGAACGGCAGTCTTGTTGGCACTCAGCTGGGTATGATGAACGGCAGTCTTGTTTGCACTCAGCTGGGTATGATGAATGGCACTCTTGTTGGCACTCAGCTGGGTATGATGAACGGCACTCTTGTTGGCACTCAGCTGGGTATGATGAACGGCAGTCTTGTTGGCACTCAGCTGGGTATGATGAACGGCAGTCTTGTTGGCACTCAGCTGGGTATGATGAACGGCACTCTTGTTGGCACTCAGCTGGGTATGATGAACGGCACTCTTGTTGGCACTCAGCTGGGTATGATGAATGACACTTGTTGGTGCTCAACTGGGTATAATGAACGGGATGAATACGAAGTGATTATGCATTTCGGATCAGATAATAATATTAGGTAA